One genomic region from Spirosoma sp. KCTC 42546 encodes:
- a CDS encoding single-stranded DNA-binding protein, producing MRGLNKVTLIGNLGKDPEIQQLDGNISVAKFSLATTESYKDDKGQVQSNTEWHSIVVWRGLADLAHKYLHKGSAVYLEGKLKTRQFEDKEGNKKYVTEIIGDSFIMLDKPEHEA from the coding sequence ATGAGAGGCCTAAACAAAGTAACACTAATTGGCAATCTGGGTAAAGACCCCGAAATTCAGCAACTCGACGGGAATATCAGCGTCGCAAAGTTTTCATTGGCTACTACCGAATCCTACAAAGATGATAAAGGCCAGGTGCAGTCAAACACTGAATGGCACAGCATTGTGGTTTGGCGAGGCTTAGCCGACTTAGCCCACAAGTACCTGCACAAAGGCAGTGCCGTGTATCTGGAGGGCAAACTCAAAACGCGCCAGTTTGAGGATAAAGAGGGGAATAAAAAATATGTGACGGAAATTATTGGCGACAGCTTTATCATGCTCGATAAGCCTGAGCACGAAGCCTAG
- a CDS encoding carbon-nitrogen hydrolase family protein, whose protein sequence is MKICVAQTRPVKGDIERNRIRHEELIALAVSNEADIIIFPELSLTGYEPQLANELATDQNDSRFDSFQKISDTNNIIIGIGVPTQTPTGICISLVIFQPNQVRQTYSKKYLHADEVPFFKSGQNLTGLLGNEAAIALAICYELSVPEHAEDAFKQGAKIYIASVAKSIEGVEKATQRLAEIAATYSMTVFMSNCVGHCDDFDCGGKTSIWNTGGLLVGQLNDSSEGILLIDTETQEITERILYTER, encoded by the coding sequence ATGAAAATTTGTGTAGCGCAGACAAGACCAGTCAAAGGCGACATTGAACGCAATCGTATCAGGCACGAGGAATTGATAGCCCTTGCGGTATCCAATGAAGCTGATATCATAATTTTTCCTGAACTCTCACTAACAGGTTATGAGCCACAGCTGGCAAACGAATTAGCAACGGATCAGAACGATAGCCGGTTTGATAGTTTTCAGAAAATCAGCGATACCAACAACATAATCATTGGTATTGGTGTGCCAACTCAGACTCCTACAGGCATTTGTATTAGCCTCGTTATTTTTCAACCTAATCAAGTCAGGCAAACGTATTCAAAAAAATACCTGCACGCCGATGAAGTACCCTTTTTCAAAAGTGGCCAAAATCTCACAGGCTTACTTGGTAACGAAGCTGCTATTGCTTTAGCCATTTGTTATGAGCTTTCGGTTCCAGAACATGCCGAGGACGCGTTTAAGCAGGGGGCTAAAATTTACATAGCTAGTGTAGCAAAGTCTATAGAAGGTGTTGAAAAAGCCACCCAACGTTTAGCTGAGATTGCCGCCACCTACTCCATGACCGTATTCATGTCAAACTGCGTTGGACACTGCGATGATTTTGACTGTGGTGGAAAAACGTCTATCTGGAATACAGGTGGCTTACTGGTTGGGCAACTAAATGACAGCAGTGAAGGCATTTTGCTTATTGATACCGAAACACAGGAAATAACTGAGCGGATTCTTTACACAGAACGCTAA
- a CDS encoding four-carbon acid sugar kinase family protein, giving the protein MVVNVHQKMAQLPTNYPEDMLVSIREAFSKSGKTIIVLDDDPTGTQTCYDVPVLTSWRVELITEELKKKPSILFILTNSRSLPEQEAVELIEEIGTNVQQAATDSAREIVVISRSDSTLRGHFPAEVEAIARTLAIEDAVIVLVPAFIEGGRFTLDDVHYLVENEELVPVSDTPFAKDVVFGYKNSNLKLWVEEKTRGRIKASDVKSVSIDDIRKGGPEVVGDKLNACARGSVCIINAASYRDLEVAVMGLLVAEKSGKKFLYRSSATLVPIRAGMESGKPFVPQIEDVESPTGSLVLVGSHVPKTTGQLNVLLATGIYQSIEVNVGEVLHSTELVSKAEAISRQADQWLVSGENVVIHTSRKLEVGQDTKSSLTINALVSDFLVNILNGISVRPQFIVAKGGITSSDLASKGLSAEKALVLGPIIPGVPVWQMDVKSKFPGIMYVVFPGNVGDETALAEVCWKLRG; this is encoded by the coding sequence ATGGTTGTGAATGTACATCAGAAAATGGCGCAACTGCCTACCAACTACCCGGAAGATATGCTTGTGTCTATTCGCGAAGCGTTTAGTAAGAGCGGAAAAACAATTATTGTGCTCGACGACGATCCGACCGGCACCCAAACCTGTTACGATGTACCTGTACTTACATCCTGGCGGGTGGAGTTGATTACGGAGGAGTTGAAGAAAAAGCCGTCAATTTTATTTATCCTCACCAATTCGCGTAGTCTGCCCGAACAGGAAGCAGTTGAGCTTATTGAGGAAATAGGCACTAACGTACAGCAGGCTGCTACCGATAGCGCACGGGAGATCGTCGTGATCAGCCGAAGTGACTCCACCTTAAGAGGCCATTTTCCCGCCGAAGTAGAGGCTATTGCCCGAACGCTGGCTATAGAGGACGCTGTTATTGTGTTGGTGCCAGCCTTTATTGAAGGCGGTCGGTTCACCCTGGATGATGTTCATTATCTGGTAGAGAATGAGGAGCTGGTGCCTGTTTCCGATACGCCATTTGCCAAAGATGTGGTGTTTGGCTACAAAAATTCAAACCTGAAACTATGGGTAGAAGAAAAAACCAGGGGACGGATTAAGGCATCAGACGTAAAGTCTGTTTCAATTGACGATATACGAAAGGGAGGACCAGAAGTGGTTGGTGATAAATTGAACGCTTGTGCCAGGGGCTCCGTCTGTATTATCAATGCCGCCAGTTACAGAGACCTGGAGGTAGCGGTAATGGGCTTGCTGGTAGCCGAAAAATCAGGGAAGAAATTTTTATACCGGAGTTCAGCAACGCTGGTACCGATCCGGGCCGGGATGGAATCTGGCAAACCCTTTGTTCCCCAAATAGAGGACGTAGAATCTCCTACGGGTTCACTCGTACTAGTAGGGTCTCATGTCCCTAAAACAACTGGCCAACTGAATGTTCTCCTGGCAACAGGAATATATCAATCTATTGAAGTAAACGTTGGTGAGGTTCTGCATTCAACGGAACTGGTTTCGAAAGCTGAAGCCATAAGCAGGCAAGCGGATCAGTGGCTTGTCTCTGGAGAAAACGTAGTTATTCATACCAGTCGTAAACTGGAAGTTGGACAGGATACAAAAAGTAGTCTGACGATTAATGCGCTTGTCTCCGATTTCCTCGTCAACATCCTGAATGGGATCAGTGTGCGCCCCCAATTTATTGTTGCCAAAGGGGGGATTACGTCCAGTGATCTGGCCTCAAAGGGACTCTCTGCCGAAAAAGCCCTTGTTCTTGGGCCTATAATTCCCGGTGTTCCTGTCTGGCAGATGGATGTGAAAAGTAAATTTCCGGGCATTATGTATGTAGTTTTTCCGGGCAATGTAGGTGATGAAACAGCGCTGGCGGAGGTGTGTTGGAAATTAAGAGGTTAG
- the denD gene encoding D-erythronate dehydrogenase produces MQLIITGGAGFLGQRLAKALLNSSVVFDALLLVDIVLPLNPGNDTRVTCQQLDLSEEGVAKNLITNQTGLIFHLAAVVSSQAEKEFDLGWRVNLDSTRYLLEACRCQHPGIRFVFASSLAVYGGQLPAIVDDLTVVTPRSSYGAQKAMGEFLVNDYSRKNFVDGRVLRLPTICVRPGRPNQAASSFVSSIIREPIHGEEAICPVSPELALWLSSPDTIIDNIIKAATLPGTVFGDWRTVNLPGIGVTVQQMLDSLERITDQETRARVQFKPDPAINAIVSSWPGVIDNSRALQLGFRVDSHFDQFITQFIAQTNV; encoded by the coding sequence ATGCAACTAATCATAACAGGAGGAGCCGGATTCCTTGGTCAACGGCTGGCTAAAGCACTCCTAAACAGTTCGGTCGTTTTTGATGCATTACTTCTGGTCGATATTGTGCTGCCTCTCAACCCAGGCAATGACACAAGAGTAACGTGCCAGCAGTTAGATTTATCGGAAGAAGGAGTCGCTAAAAATCTCATCACGAACCAAACAGGGCTTATTTTCCATCTGGCTGCTGTGGTGAGTAGTCAGGCAGAAAAAGAGTTTGATTTGGGCTGGCGGGTGAATCTTGATAGCACCCGATACCTACTGGAAGCCTGTCGCTGTCAACATCCGGGTATTCGGTTTGTGTTTGCCAGCTCCCTGGCTGTCTATGGCGGTCAGTTGCCTGCTATTGTCGATGACCTCACCGTTGTTACGCCACGGTCATCCTACGGAGCCCAAAAAGCCATGGGCGAATTTCTGGTCAATGACTATAGCCGAAAAAACTTTGTGGATGGGCGCGTGTTGCGATTACCAACCATTTGCGTTCGGCCGGGTCGACCCAACCAGGCAGCCTCTTCATTTGTCAGTAGCATTATCCGTGAACCCATTCATGGGGAGGAAGCTATCTGCCCTGTATCGCCCGAGCTGGCCCTCTGGCTCTCGAGTCCAGACACTATTATTGACAACATTATTAAAGCAGCTACGCTACCCGGCACTGTCTTTGGCGACTGGCGTACGGTAAATCTACCGGGTATTGGTGTCACTGTGCAACAGATGCTTGACTCACTTGAGCGAATTACGGATCAGGAAACACGCGCCAGAGTCCAGTTCAAACCCGATCCAGCCATTAACGCCATTGTAAGCAGTTGGCCTGGTGTTATCGATAACTCGAGGGCTCTTCAACTCGGGTTCAGGGTTGATAGTCATTTCGATCAGTTCATTACCCAATTTATTGCTCAAACTAACGTGTAA
- a CDS encoding TrkA family potassium uptake protein: protein MLSKLKQPFSLLSPLLVILGISILGIAGYMSIEQYNFVDALYMTVISITTAGYTEVRPLSPAGRLFTVFLLISSFTTFAYALALITQYIASGEFSHYFKQRKMANQIDTLANHVILCGLGRSGQEAAITLRQHRVPFIVIEQNEERIRTYETKDASLLYVIGSATEDETLLKAGITRAKALLTALPTDADNVFIVLSARSLNDKLTIISRASHYSAQNKLRKAGANNVVMPDKIGGAHMASIVSRPDIMEFLDYLTGNVENGSIMDVKEINKLAKDYRGLPLQQLIDDNLAEGLIVAIRTATGFLITPEPSLLLEADMKLFFLHQASIRNSPVLAERVV from the coding sequence GTGTTATCGAAATTAAAGCAGCCCTTCTCGCTCCTTTCCCCTTTGTTGGTTATACTGGGCATTTCTATTTTGGGAATTGCGGGGTACATGTCTATCGAGCAATACAATTTTGTTGATGCCCTGTACATGACCGTAATTTCCATTACAACGGCAGGCTATACCGAAGTGAGACCTCTATCGCCAGCCGGGCGGCTGTTTACTGTTTTTTTACTGATTTCCAGTTTTACAACCTTTGCCTACGCGCTGGCCCTTATTACCCAATACATTGCCAGTGGCGAATTCTCCCACTATTTTAAACAACGGAAAATGGCGAACCAGATAGACACACTCGCTAACCATGTGATTCTGTGTGGCCTTGGGCGTAGCGGTCAGGAAGCGGCTATTACCCTGCGCCAGCACAGAGTGCCGTTTATTGTTATCGAGCAAAATGAAGAACGTATCCGTACGTACGAGACTAAAGACGCGTCGCTGCTCTATGTGATTGGGAGTGCCACTGAAGATGAAACCCTTTTAAAAGCCGGAATTACACGTGCGAAGGCCTTATTGACCGCCCTGCCAACGGATGCCGATAATGTGTTTATTGTGCTCAGTGCTCGCAGCCTGAATGATAAACTAACCATCATTAGCCGCGCATCGCACTACTCTGCCCAGAACAAATTACGGAAAGCGGGTGCTAACAACGTTGTTATGCCCGACAAGATTGGCGGTGCCCATATGGCCAGTATTGTCAGTCGGCCCGATATTATGGAGTTTCTCGATTATCTGACGGGTAATGTCGAAAATGGCTCCATTATGGATGTGAAGGAGATTAACAAATTGGCCAAAGATTACCGGGGACTTCCGTTGCAACAACTTATTGACGATAACCTGGCCGAGGGATTAATCGTCGCGATCCGAACCGCGACCGGATTTTTGATTACTCCCGAACCCAGTTTACTACTGGAGGCAGACATGAAACTATTTTTTCTGCATCAGGCATCCATTCGAAACAGTCCGGTTTTGGCTGAGCGGGTTGTATAG
- a CDS encoding glycoside hydrolase family 2 TIM barrel-domain containing protein: protein MRSFSCVLFLIVSILISSCTETQKSHLATSTETKPTSIQHTGDSYQLLRYGKPYFIQGAGGVSHLAQLKDCGGNSIRIWDDLEAGSILDQSEKLGLTVFFGLWVERELEGFDYDNQEAVDRQYERIRKIVLKYKNHPAVLMWCVGNEWAMEASNFRVYDEVNRLAALVHELDPDHPVATVISPDSERAIWLVQERCPAIDVLALNSYALTEKLPQFLKKGGWDKPYLISEYGAQAYWETPVTPWKAPIEPTSQEKYDFVKKFYRQYIGSRPPNCLGAYLFYWGFKQEETHTWFNVFDDQGRATSLVELMQLLWSGKQTLNKAPVVKGLLIDGKASTYQSYIPSVAAHQAQILTSDPEGDTLTYYWEIKRRAQFSADYAGTPLPALKGLIQNPNQSAISFKLPTKPGAYRLFAYAYDTHRHISSANFSFEVRPSDSAKDE, encoded by the coding sequence ATGCGGTCATTTTCTTGTGTCTTGTTTTTGATAGTTAGCATCCTCATCAGTAGCTGTACCGAGACCCAAAAGTCCCATTTAGCAACATCGACAGAAACTAAACCGACATCCATTCAACATACGGGAGACTCCTACCAGCTCTTACGGTACGGCAAGCCTTATTTCATTCAGGGAGCGGGGGGCGTAAGCCATTTGGCTCAGTTAAAAGACTGTGGAGGCAACTCGATTCGCATCTGGGATGATCTGGAGGCAGGTTCTATTTTGGACCAATCCGAGAAACTTGGATTAACGGTATTCTTTGGCCTTTGGGTAGAGCGGGAACTGGAAGGGTTCGATTATGATAACCAGGAAGCTGTTGACCGGCAGTATGAACGCATTCGTAAAATCGTACTCAAATACAAAAACCATCCTGCGGTACTCATGTGGTGTGTGGGGAATGAATGGGCAATGGAAGCGAGTAACTTCCGGGTGTATGACGAAGTAAATCGACTTGCCGCTTTAGTCCATGAACTGGATCCAGACCATCCGGTTGCAACCGTTATTTCGCCTGATAGTGAACGGGCTATCTGGCTCGTTCAGGAACGTTGCCCAGCCATTGATGTGTTGGCCCTTAATTCCTATGCGTTAACGGAAAAGCTACCTCAATTTTTAAAAAAAGGAGGATGGGATAAACCTTATCTGATTTCTGAATATGGAGCCCAGGCCTATTGGGAAACACCCGTCACCCCCTGGAAAGCGCCTATCGAGCCTACCAGTCAGGAGAAGTATGATTTTGTGAAAAAATTCTATCGCCAGTACATTGGTTCACGCCCTCCAAATTGTTTAGGCGCTTATTTATTTTATTGGGGCTTTAAGCAGGAAGAAACCCATACCTGGTTTAATGTATTCGATGATCAGGGCCGGGCCACGTCATTGGTGGAATTAATGCAATTGCTTTGGTCGGGGAAACAAACGCTCAATAAAGCTCCCGTTGTTAAAGGGCTGTTGATTGATGGAAAAGCAAGTACTTACCAATCGTATATACCCTCAGTTGCCGCTCATCAGGCCCAGATTTTGACCAGTGATCCCGAAGGAGATACCCTAACCTACTATTGGGAAATCAAACGGCGTGCTCAGTTTTCGGCAGATTATGCAGGAACACCACTTCCCGCTTTAAAAGGGTTGATACAGAACCCTAACCAGTCTGCTATTTCATTTAAGTTGCCAACTAAGCCCGGCGCTTATCGTCTGTTTGCTTACGCCTACGATACACATAGACATATATCGTCAGCCAATTTTTCCTTTGAAGTAAGGCCGTCCGATTCGGCTAAAGATGAGTAA
- a CDS encoding FkbM family methyltransferase, with amino-acid sequence MRTITGLAKKALGIHPQQGVNPLKNLTHIGSHFHGYHVPSNFLTSESICYCIGAGEDISFDTELKVIYDAQVFIFDPMPEGVNHFRKLKEFTKNQQPLTIEPTVPFTYRISEKQVEEITFVEIGVWDQKTNLKFFAPERDDYASHSLYLFQESNDYIEAPVDRLSNLMNMLGHSSLDVVKLEIEGAEYTVIDTIVKDKLDIKIILVEFDEVHNANDKSFHFRIKKTCKKLKEAGYVLVHSTHNLKRTFIREDVYKSLKNQENLPVNFTINKAADYSSAPITSR; translated from the coding sequence ATGCGAACTATTACTGGCTTGGCCAAAAAGGCATTAGGTATCCATCCGCAACAGGGCGTAAATCCACTAAAGAACCTGACACATATTGGTTCCCATTTTCATGGGTATCATGTACCCAGCAATTTTCTGACAAGTGAGTCAATTTGTTACTGCATCGGAGCGGGTGAGGATATTTCGTTTGACACCGAATTAAAAGTTATTTACGACGCGCAGGTGTTCATTTTTGACCCAATGCCAGAAGGTGTCAATCATTTCCGTAAACTGAAAGAGTTTACCAAAAATCAGCAGCCCCTAACGATTGAACCAACCGTACCGTTTACGTACCGAATCTCAGAAAAACAGGTAGAGGAGATTACGTTTGTTGAAATTGGTGTTTGGGATCAGAAAACGAACCTGAAGTTTTTTGCCCCCGAGCGTGACGATTATGCCTCGCACTCGCTTTATCTATTCCAGGAGTCCAACGACTATATTGAGGCTCCCGTCGACCGGCTAAGTAATCTGATGAACATGCTGGGACACAGCAGCCTGGATGTAGTCAAACTGGAAATTGAAGGGGCTGAATATACCGTAATTGATACGATTGTTAAAGACAAGCTAGATATCAAAATAATCCTGGTGGAGTTTGACGAAGTTCATAATGCCAACGATAAATCGTTCCACTTTCGGATTAAAAAAACCTGCAAAAAATTAAAAGAAGCAGGGTACGTACTGGTCCATTCTACCCACAACTTAAAGCGGACATTTATTCGGGAAGATGTCTATAAGTCGCTAAAGAACCAGGAGAATCTGCCCGTGAATTTCACAATCAACAAAGCAGCTGACTATTCATCGGCTCCAATTACTTCACGATAA
- a CDS encoding gluconate:H+ symporter, with product MPLILTLIGILTLVFLVAFVRLDTFISFVIVALGIGLASGMDVVAVGKSIQSGIGGTLGELVLIIGFGAMLGRLVAESGAARRITDVLIGWFGIKNIRWGLALAGFVIGIPLFYNAGFIIVVPLIFTIAASSRLPLMSVAVPMLSALSVAHGYLPPHPSPSAVAGQLNANIGQTLIYGIIVAIPAIIIAGPLFGRTLVNIKASPNRDLFNIREVPSQNLPGAGISFFVALLPVLLLTTFGPLKNAMPGESFLKTIVTLLAEPYIGMLLSVLVAMYALGLRQGQSMKAITKDMEEAVKAIAPILLVIAGAGALKQVFGDSGTSKYIGSLLADAAIPPLLLGWGIAAFIRVCVGSATVAGLTTVGIILPLLQSQPIKPELMVLAIGSGSLMFSHINDGGFWLFKEYFNLTIGQTIRTWSLMETIVSIVGLIGVLLLNLVV from the coding sequence ATGCCCCTTATTCTCACCCTGATCGGGATTCTGACGCTTGTTTTTTTAGTTGCCTTTGTCCGTTTAGATACCTTCATCTCATTTGTCATTGTCGCCTTAGGTATTGGGTTGGCATCGGGTATGGATGTGGTGGCTGTTGGTAAGTCGATTCAGAGTGGTATTGGTGGTACATTGGGCGAACTGGTACTGATCATCGGTTTTGGGGCAATGTTGGGCCGTCTGGTAGCCGAAAGTGGGGCTGCCCGACGAATCACCGATGTGCTGATTGGTTGGTTTGGTATAAAAAATATTCGCTGGGGACTAGCCTTAGCGGGCTTTGTTATTGGTATCCCACTATTCTACAATGCGGGTTTCATTATTGTTGTTCCCCTAATTTTTACCATCGCAGCGTCGTCTCGCTTACCCCTTATGTCGGTAGCGGTACCCATGCTGTCGGCGTTATCAGTCGCACATGGTTATTTGCCCCCGCACCCATCGCCCTCGGCAGTGGCAGGTCAGCTCAACGCGAACATAGGGCAAACCCTTATTTATGGGATCATTGTTGCTATTCCCGCTATCATTATTGCTGGGCCGTTGTTTGGTAGAACGCTGGTCAATATCAAGGCGTCGCCGAATCGGGATCTGTTTAATATACGCGAAGTACCTTCCCAGAATTTACCAGGTGCGGGAATCAGCTTTTTTGTCGCCCTGCTGCCCGTATTGCTGTTAACGACATTTGGCCCGCTGAAAAATGCGATGCCTGGTGAGTCGTTCCTGAAAACCATTGTTACGTTATTGGCCGAGCCCTATATCGGTATGTTGTTGTCGGTGCTGGTGGCAATGTACGCACTGGGTCTCCGTCAGGGACAGTCGATGAAGGCTATCACCAAAGACATGGAAGAAGCCGTTAAAGCTATCGCCCCGATTCTTCTGGTCATTGCCGGAGCAGGTGCATTAAAGCAGGTTTTCGGCGACAGTGGCACCAGTAAATATATTGGTAGCTTACTGGCCGATGCCGCTATTCCGCCGTTGTTGCTGGGCTGGGGCATTGCCGCCTTTATCCGGGTATGTGTAGGTTCGGCCACGGTAGCCGGGTTAACTACCGTGGGAATTATTTTGCCTTTATTACAATCGCAGCCTATCAAACCCGAACTGATGGTGCTGGCCATTGGCTCAGGAAGCCTGATGTTTTCGCACATCAACGACGGCGGGTTCTGGCTCTTTAAGGAATATTTCAACCTAACCATCGGGCAAACCATCCGAACCTGGTCGCTGATGGAAACCATCGTATCCATTGTTGGGCTGATAGGCGTTTTGCTGTTAAATCTGGTTGTATAA